One Pseudoliparis swirei isolate HS2019 ecotype Mariana Trench chromosome 4, NWPU_hadal_v1, whole genome shotgun sequence genomic window carries:
- the LOC130192542 gene encoding putative gonadotropin-releasing hormone II receptor, with amino-acid sequence MNASCDPAVVAYQQSSGCNLDGSCDWLSPSHCNWTVEDGRAPRLPTFSIAAKVRVIFTFILCGISTFCNLTVMWAANNYKRKSHVRMLIIHLTAADLLVTFIVMPVDAVWNITVQWLAGDLACRFLMFLKLQAMYSCAFVTVVISLDRQSAILNPLAISMARRRNRVMLAVAWTMSALFSIPQMFIFHNVTITYPANFTQCTTRGSFVMHWQETAYNMFTFSCLFLLPLVMMIICYTRIFMQISKRMTTRNSSSNEPHLRCSKNNIPKARMRTLKMSIVIVISFIVCWTPYYLLGLWYWFFPDDLEGKVSHSLTHILFIFGLFNACLDPIIYGLFTIRFRKGLRSCNRKSSAMSDWEMKCTAAALPSKRGMRTVALDGLSPNPALSSRVAGRQMCYFSAESTL; translated from the exons ATGAACGCCTCCTGTGATCCTGCAGTCGTGGCGTATCAGCAGAGCTCCGGGTGTAACCTGGACGGCAGCTGTGACTGGCTGTCTCCTTCCCACTGTAACTGGACGGTGGAGGACGGCAGAGCGCCGCGGCTGCCCACCTTTTCCATAGCGGCCAAAGTTCGAGTGATCTTCACCTTCATcctgtgtggcatttccacttTCTGCAATTTGACTGTGATGTGGGCGGCCAACAACTACAAGCGCAAATCGCACGTCCGCATGCTCATAATCCACCTCACTGCAGCCGATCTCTTGGTCACCTTCATCGTGATGCCCGTGGACGCCGTGTGGAACATCACAGTCCAGTGGCTGGCCGGCGACCTGGCCTGCCGGTTCCTGATGTTCCTTAAGCTGCAGGCCATGTACTCCTGTGCCTTTGTCACCGTGGTGATCAGTCTGGACAGACAGTCGGCCATCCTCAATCCTCTGGCCATCAGCATGGCGCGAAGAAGGAACCGGGTCATGCTGGCGGTGGCGTGGACCATGAGCGCCTTGTTCTCGATCCCTCAG ATGTTCATTTTCCATAATGTGACCATCACATACCCAGCCAACTTTACTCAGTGCACCACGAGGGGCAGCTTCGTGATGCACTGGCAGGAAACGGCGTACAACATGTTCACCTTCTCCTGCCTCTTCCTGCTGCCGCTGGTCATGATGATCATCTGCTACACCAGGATCTTCATGCAGATCTCCAAACGGATGACAACCAGGAACT cATCCTCCAACGAGCCACATCTCCGATGCTCCAAGAACAACATCCCCAAAGCCAGGATGAGAACTCTGAAAATGAGCATCGTCATAGTGATCAGCTTCATAGTCTGCTGGACTCCGTACTACCTGTTGGGTTTGTGGTACTGGTTCTTTCCGGACGACCTGGAGGGGAAAGTCTCCCACTCCCTCACCCACATCCTGTTCATCTTTGGGCTTTTCAACGCCTGCCTGGACCCCATCATCTACGGCCTGTTCACCATACGCTTCCGCAAGGGGCTGAGGAGCTGCAACCGCAAATCCTCTGCGATGTCTGACTGGGAGATGAAATGCACGGCCGCTGCTTTGCCCTCCAAAAGAGGGATGAGAACCGTAGCTCTGGACGGGCTGAGTCCAAATCCAGCTCTGTCCAGCCGAGTGGCAGGAAGACAAATGTGTTATTTCAGTGCTGAGAGCACACTGTGA